The nucleotide sequence CCTTGATAGACAAGGATTTTTATGTTAAATTTGAGAATATAAATAAGAATTTATATTATATAATATCCAAATATATCAATGTTGACGGCCGCAGTTTTGCACTTGAAATGGTTAAGGATATCAGCCGGAACTTTATATTCAGCGAAGACGAAATGTTTAACACCATACTCGACCTAAAACATAAAAACAAACAGCTTATCACCGATCCGCTGACAAATGTCTACAACCGCAGATATGTTGAAGAGCATTTTATAAACAGCTACAGCAGAATGAAAAAGTTAAACCGTTCAGTCTGTTTGGCTATTTTAGACATTGATAACTTTAAAGAAGTCAATGACAATTATGGTCACAGAACCGGGGATCAGATTTTAAATTATTTAGCTGAATCCTGGAATAATTCACTTAAAGATTATAAAAACACATTTATCGCAAGATATGGCGGAGACGAGTTCATTATAGTATACGAAAGTGAAAATTATGACGAATTCCAAAAAATGATTTTTGATATTTTTACACCGGCATGCAGCTATTCAACCGACGAAAACGGCAATAATATAAAAC is from Monoglobus pectinilyticus and encodes:
- a CDS encoding GGDEF domain-containing protein, with the protein product MKHNYTYNELISEIKILRNTFDIVRVVDPIICKVISEEILKESDTVDKLMPELSSAGLTGKDGFCFNVWSNESRCSNCISARTLIDKDFYVKFENINKNLYYIISKYINVDGRSFALEMVKDISRNFIFSEDEMFNTILDLKHKNKQLITDPLTNVYNRRYVEEHFINSYSRMKKLNRSVCLAILDIDNFKEVNDNYGHRTGDQILNYLAESWNNSLKDYKNTFIARYGGDEFIIVYESENYDEFQKMIFDIFTPACSYSTDENGNNIKLTVSVGCAGSDEIESDEFYDLFNLADNRLYQAKASGKSAIISK